The segment TACTCGTTATCGCAATTATTATAGCTATAAATCAAAAAACAACTACTTTATTAAGTGTTAACAACCAACCCCAAAATCTTAAACCATGTTATAAAACATGTTTAGAAGGCAGATCAATTAGGATGTTTCGCCAAAAACCCTACCTTTGCAACTGTGTTTTTCATAGTATTAGATTTAAGGTTAACAAGATTGGAGCAAAGTGTTGCTCCTTTTTTTATGCCTATAAGCCTGCTTTCTCTCCCCTCTCCACATCAAATATTTATCCATTTCTACTCCGTATAATTATACGCTTATTTCTGCACATTATTTTGACACCGATATAACGACGTCATAACCTAGTCAAAAAGATGACATGACACCGACATGTTGAGTTCTTGACACCGACATAAAAAAAGGCCTACTTGCGTAGACCTTTTTAGCTTTATCTTTATGTATAAATATTACTTTTGAGAAATCACTTCATCATGCTCATCATGGCAGCCATCTGGTTGATCATAGCCACAGTAGATTCTATGTGCTCTTTATAAGAAGCATCAGATAAACTACCTTCTACACGGAATACAGTCGATTTGTTGTTTTTATCTACTACTACGATATAAGCTTTATCCCAATTTTTACTGCCTTTATGTCCTAAAATGGTAATAAGCGTATTATCGGGTAATTTTTGATTAAAAATAGGTACAAAGGGCTGATCTATTTTAAGATTGGCCATATCTGCACGTAGAACCTTAGCTACTTCTGCTGATGAAGATTCAAAACCCTCTCCTTTTTTGACAGATAAGTCGGCTATGCCCGATTCTTCTCTAATTTCAGCATTATCTTTTTCGGTTGCTATTTTTTCTTCCCACTTTACCAATTCCGACTTTTGGTAATCTTTTTTCCACTTCTCAAACAGATCATTGATATTACCAGCAAAGAGCATGGGTGTGCAAACTAGCAACATGACCAACAGGTTTATTCTTTTCATAGTTTAATTGTATTGATTCATAACTTAATTATTAGGAACAAAGATATCAATATATGGCAGTTAAATTAAATTTATTTCAATTCTTTTTTCAACTCACTATTTTACCTGCTCCATCATCCCTTTCAGGTCTTCTATCTTAAAGGTTCCACTCATAGAAATGAAGCTGATTTCATCGGTCTCATCTACAAACAGAATTAATTGAGCATAGTCTTTCTTTCCTTTAGGTTCGATAAAGTAGATGAGCGTTTTTTCATCATCTTCTTTCACACTCATAATGGGCATTACACTCACTTTATCGAGATAGGTTTGTATTTTTTGACGCATCTCTTTGGTAGATTGTGCTGTCTCGGAGTTTAATATTTGAATTGATTTTAGTTTGGACAAGATGCCCTTCACATCAAAGTTGTCTATATCAATCATATCACTGTTTCCACCTATCAAGCTAAGCATTGTTTCGGATATGATAACTGAAGTTACTCCTTTTATATTCGATAGATCTTGAAAGAACTTATCATTCTGTGCTTTTAATGGTAGTGTTATAAAGAGTAATAACAAAACCATATATCTTCCTATTTTCTTCATTTTTGCTTTATTACTTTGTTTAAAACTCGATTGACCTCTTGAATCTGATTATCTGCTTTTTGTACTCCTCGTATTCCTTTATGAAAAGTATCCGAAAAAGCTAATAGTACCTCTTTGGTTAGTTCTGCTGTATCCTCGGGGGTTAATTGAACGTGAGCCAGTGAAGGTGTTTCTTGGGGTTGCACTCCATCTAGAGTGATATTCAACCCGATAAGCAATGCCAAAGAGGCGGCTGTTGCTAGGGCAAACCGATACCAGCTAGCCAGTTTGTTACCTTTGGGGGTAGATGATGACTTCTCTATTTCTTCATCGAGCCAAGTGTCCAACTTCGCATTGAAATGGGCAGGTATTTCTACATCTGCTTCGAGCCAAGACAGGGATTGAAAGAGTTGGACTTCTTCGGGATAAGAATCTGCCAATTCAGAGTGTTCCGCAAAAAACAGCATCAACTCTTGCTCCTCGTCGAGAGAAGTTTCTCCTGCATAAAAGGCAGCTAACAATTGATCTAATCTTTCTTTATTCATAGCGGTTCAACTCCTCCTTTAGTTCTTTTCTTAACCTTGATAATATCACTTTTACATTCACCTCTGTGAGACTCAGCTGCTGAGCAATTTCTTTTATACTCAATCCTTGTTGATGCCGACACACAAAAACATTTCGTTGGACCGAGGGTAAGGTTTCAAGCCATCGCATCATCACTTTCAACTGATACTTGGCTTGCATTTGTTGCTCAGCAGGCGAATCCTTGCTGGGAATAACAGCCTCATCAATAGAGATGCTATACCCTTTTCTCTGACGAGTTCGAAGCATATCGAGGGATATGTTTTTAACCAAAGTAGTGCAGTATGCCTCACTATTGCGTATGGCATCTAGGCTATCTTTGATTCCCCACAACTTCACATAAGTTTCTTGCACGGCATCTTCTGCATCTTCACTGTGTTTGAGTAGGCAAAAGGCAACACGGTACAGTTTTAACTTATGGGGTAAGTATTCTGCTTTAAACTCGTTGGCTGTCATTTATTCAAATAATAGTTTACAAAGCCTAGGTTGTTTGAATCTAGACTTCCTTTTAGCCATACCAGCGCACCCTCATCTTCTTCACCACTCAAGATTACCATCTCACTGATGACATGGTCTTTGGCTTTGATCAAGATATGAGCGAACTCATCCTCCTCTACACTCTTCACTAAGGTTTCATACTCTCCATCGGGTTTTATGGCTTCAATATCTTTATTAAAAGCTTGGATTAAACTTTTATCACACTCATCTAAACTAAGTATCTGAATTTCTTCAATTCCATATTGCTGAACATCTTTGCCCATAGAAGAAAGCATCTTCTTATCTAGATTAAGCACGGTTACATCGGGTTTACCTTTGTATTTATCAATCAATTTGGTAAAGTTTTGTGCTTTGAGCAAAGGAGTACAAAGCACGAACAACAAGAGGATATATAACTTTTTCATATTATCTGACATTTTAAATTTGATTCTATTTCTTTTTTAGAGGCCTTCTATGAAGAAGACGCATCTCTATGAAAAAGGTTACAGCTAGAGCACTATTATTTTAGAAGAAAATGGAATGCTAGGTATCCATCACAACCCTTTGTAATAATTCCAACTCATATTCAAAGCCAAAAGGAGAAATAGAAGGATGAGATAGATGGGTTTCCACTGTTTTTTCATTGCTGGGAGAAAGGTTTCACGTCCTTGGATGACATCTCGCAGCATCCACAAGGCACTGCATAAGATAAGAAGATGAGTAAGGAGTGCCAAAGGGTTTGTCCAGAGGGCTTCGCTCCAATGCCCTTGCAGCATCAAGAGGGTAGCCCGTGTTGTGCCACATGCAGGGCACGGTATATGATAAATGGTTTTAAAGGGGCAATACGTCAGGCGAGAAGCGACTTCGGGAAATAGAAAGAAAAAAAGGTATCCACAGCCTAGTAATACAAGGGCTATGATATACCTTTTTCTAAATTTTAAATCTGTGGGATTAACGAGCATTTTGTAAAAACAGTTCATAGTTTTTCTCTTTGGTTTTATCCATAATCAAAAACCAATCGATAATAGTCCAAACACCCAAACCACCACAAGTTATTAGTTTTAAGATGCCAAGTCCTATATCTCCCAACATAAATCGGTCTATTCCCAAAGAACCAACAAAGATGGAGATGATCAACATCACGATAGGGTTCTTATACGGAAGTATTTGCAATAATCTAAATTTATCATCATCCACATGAGCTAGCTGATCTCGCATAACAAATAGGTGTTGAGACGTAAATTTATCATTCATCGTTGAGATAAAAAGGTCAATTCTAGTTTGATCCATACTCTTGTTTATTAAATATATTATTCGTTTGAGTGTAAAAATAAGGTATTCCACTCACTTATAGCAAGAATAGTACACCTATTATTATAATAAAGTATTATTTGCTTACAATTCTTCTTAAAAGAGAGGTTTTCCATTACAAATGAGAGGCAATAAGTCCCTCATTCTTCATCGGAGAGGCGCATTCTATCGAGCAGGGTAATGCATCTATTCTGAACGGATATCAAACCGAGGTCTTCTAGCTCGGTTAGTGAACGGATCAACGACTGCCTACTCACTCCAAATTTATCGGCCAACTCCTGCCTAGTGAGTTTCAACTCTATTTGATCACTATCTCCATGGGCTTCAGATAAGGTTAGGAAGAATTGTGCCAACTTTCCCCTCAAGCTCCTCAGAGAAAGGAAGTGAATCTTATCACTCAAAAAGCGATTCACATCGGATACAATACGAATAAAGTTGAACAGCAACCGATCATTTCCCTGAATAGCACGCAGAAACTCTTGTTTGTTCATCTTGAGCAAGACAACATCATCATCGGGAATCACATTGACAGGAAACACGTTTTCTGTTGCAAAGAGCATAGCAGGAGCAAGAATTCGTCCTTCTCCCATCTTCTCAATCTGAATAAACTTACCCGAGTCGGATACCATTCGGGCTATTACATTCCCCTTCAATACCACGAGCAAATGCGTACACGAATCTCCCATCAAAGCAATAACATCGTGTTTGGTATATTCTTCGATTTTGTAATTATAGAGTGTCAAGAAGTTTTCAATTCCTCCTTGAAACATGCCCTCGAATAAAGAAGACCGAGAGAGAACCTCTCTTATTTTTTGCTCATCCATAATGCACTATATGATCAGTTTACTATTTAAAGTTGGAAAGATATAGAAACCTAAGTAGAAGAGATAATTTTTTTGATTCTTTAATGGAATAACTCGATACAAAACCAAGTAAATAATGTTAGATACAGAAGAATAGTGCTTTCGTTCTATCTGGTTATCGAACTTGGAGAGAAGGAATAAAGATTTTTAAATGATTTTATAGAATGTCACATAGGCGACAGTTATTCCCCTTACCATTGCATTACTTTGCTATACAATTTAGAATATCAACAATATAAAGTATACAGATTATGGAAAATATGTTTTGTTTTCAATGTCAAGAAACAGCAAAGAATCAGGGTTGTACAATAAAAGGTGTGTGTGGAAAAGATTACATTACTGCCAACGCCATGGACTTGCTTATTTTTACGCTACAGGGTATCTCAGTAATTACTACCGAACTTAGAGCAAAGAGTGTAAGCTTTGCCGAAAAGAGTGTTAATGCTTTTGTGAGAGATGCTTTATTCTGCACCATCACCAATGCAAACTTTGATGAAAACAGTATCAAAGAGCGTATTACTGCAGCTCTAAAATTAAGAGATGAGTTGAAAGCGATTGCGAGTGAAAAGGGAATCAACCTTCCTTCTTTGGATGCTTTAAATTGGCATACTACAGTAGATAAGTATGATGTTACTGCAAAAGTTGTAGGCGTGCTCAAAGAAAAAGATGAAGATATTCGCTCTCTTTCCGAGCTTACTATTTACGGACTAAAGGGTATGGCTGCTTATGCCGAACATGCTGCTCGCCTAGGTTATGAAGATGCAGAGATTGATGCTTTTATGCAGAAAGCTCTCAACGATATCATTTTGAAAAATCGTTCAGTGGAAGAGCTTATCGGATTAGTATTGGAAACTGGTAGCTTTGGGGTTAAAACGATGGCTCTACTAGACAAAGCTAATACAGAAAGCTATGGTAACCCAGAAATCACAACAGTCAATATCGGGGTAAGCAACAAACCTGGTATCTTGATTAGTGGTCACGACCTTAAAGATATGGAAGAGCTACTCAAACAGACAGAAGGTACAGGTGTAGATGTTTATACGCACAGTGAAATGCTTCCAGCCAACTATTACCCCAAGTTCAAGAAGTACAAACACTTCGTGGGCAACTACGGTAATGCATGGTGGAAACAACGTGAAGAGTTTGAATCATTCAATGGTCCTATCCTATTCACAACCAACTGTATCGTACCTCCTTCAAAGAATGCAGGTTATGCCGATAAAGTATTTACAACCAACTCTACAGGCTTCCCTGGATTTACATACATCAAGGAAGATGAAAATGGAAAGAAAGACTTCTCACAAATCATTGAATTAGCAAAAACTTGTAAGGCTCCTGAAGGTATAGAAGAAGGAACTATAGTGGGTGGTTTTGCTCACAACCAAGTCATTCAGCTAGCTGATAAAGTGGTTGAGGCTGTCAAAGGAGGAGATATTCGTAAGTTTGTAGTTATGGCTGGTTGCGACGGACGTATGAAAGCTCGTGGTTACTACACAGACTTTGCTGATGCTCTACCCAAAGATACAGTTATCCTTACAGCAGGTTGTGCGAAGTACCGTTACAACAAATTGCCTCTAGGTGATATCAATGGTATTCCAAGAGTATTAGATGCTGGTCAATGTAATGATAGCTATTCGTTAGCCGTTATTGCTATGAAGCTTCAAGAAGCATTCGGACTAGAAGATATCAACGATCTTCCTATCGTGTACAACATTGCTTGGTACGAACAAAAAGCAGTTATTGTACTTCTAGCTCTACTTAGTTTAGGTGTTAAAAACATCCACTTAGGACCCACACTTCCTGCTTTCCTTTCTCCAAACGTGGTAAACGTATTAGTTGAAAACTTTGGAATTAGTGGCATCTCAGAAGTAGAAGATGACATGGAAGCATGGATTGCATAAAACGACTTTTTTGATCCGATTCTAAATAAGTGATAGGTTATAAATAGAATAATAACTCACTCAAATTATGGCAGTAAAGAGCTCTCTTTGCTGCCATTTTTATTATCTTACCAATACATACCGTAAAAGAATGCCCTATGAAAAAGTTCATACTAACAACCTTGACTTTAGTGCTATTAATCACTTCTACCTCACTCTTCTCTTCTACCGATAGCACGCAAAAAGATGAATATGAAATTACAGCCTTCTACAAAAAAGAAAGAGTCCCCGATAACATCATCATTCTAAACAACTGGGATGATGTGATTGATGCCAAAAACTACCTCGTACAATCCTCAGACAACGATATAAAATCAGGGGAATATCAGGTTACCCGAATAGCCGACAACCTCTACAAAGTAGAAGACTTCCTGCACCCTTTCTACTTCAAAACAAAATGGTGTAGCGAATGGGGCACCCGCAAAAAAGCTCAAATCGTAGTGGACGGATATTGGGAGAAGAAAGGGAAAATAATATTTAAGAGATAAGTGGTTTGATTTATATAGACACAAGCCAAAGGGAAGGAAATTATCTATATAAGATTAACGTAGAGGATATTACAAATACTTTAAATAATAAAATGTTCCTCTATCTGTGTTTAATGACACCCAACAGCTATGTAGCTTATATCAAGGATATATGAATTAAAAAGGAAAGCAATCTCAGAAGCAAGAAC is part of the Bacteroides coprosuis DSM 18011 genome and harbors:
- a CDS encoding hypothetical protein (KEGG: axy:AXYL_04677 cobalt-zinc-cadmium resistance protein CzcB~SPTR: Polar flagellar assembly protein FliH;~IMG reference gene:2504107492), translated to MLLVCTPMLFAGNINDLFEKWKKDYQKSELVKWEEKIATEKDNAEIREESGIADLSVKKGEGFESSSAEVAKVLRADMANLKIDQPFVPIFNQKLPDNTLITILGHKGSKNWDKAYIVVVDKNNKSTVFRVEGSLSDASYKEHIESTVAMINQMAAMMSMMK
- a CDS encoding hypothetical protein (KEGG: bvu:BVU_0774 hypothetical protein~SPTR: Putative uncharacterized protein;~IMG reference gene:2504107493), yielding MKKIGRYMVLLLLFITLPLKAQNDKFFQDLSNIKGVTSVIISETMLSLIGGNSDMIDIDNFDVKGILSKLKSIQILNSETAQSTKEMRQKIQTYLDKVSVMPIMSVKEDDEKTLIYFIEPKGKKDYAQLILFVDETDEISFISMSGTFKIEDLKGMMEQVK
- a CDS encoding hypothetical protein (KEGG: bfr:BF1210 hypothetical protein~SPTR: Putative uncharacterized protein;~IMG reference gene:2504107494); protein product: MNKERLDQLLAAFYAGETSLDEEQELMLFFAEHSELADSYPEEVQLFQSLSWLEADVEIPAHFNAKLDTWLDEEIEKSSSTPKGNKLASWYRFALATAASLALLIGLNITLDGVQPQETPSLAHVQLTPEDTAELTKEVLLAFSDTFHKGIRGVQKADNQIQEVNRVLNKVIKQK
- a CDS encoding RNA polymerase, sigma-24 subunit, ECF subfamily (COGs: COG1595 DNA-directed RNA polymerase specialized sigma subunit sigma24 homolog~InterPro IPR014284:IPR007627:IPR013249~KEGG: bvu:BVU_0772 putative RNA polymerase ECF-type sigma factor~PFAM: RNA polymerase sigma factor 70, region 4 type 2; RNA polymerase sigma-70 region 2~SPTR: Putative uncharacterized protein;~TIGRFAM: RNA polymerase sigma-70~IMG reference gene:2504107495~PFAM: Sigma-70, region 4; Sigma-70 region 2~TIGRFAM: RNA polymerase sigma factor, sigma-70 family) is translated as MTANEFKAEYLPHKLKLYRVAFCLLKHSEDAEDAVQETYVKLWGIKDSLDAIRNSEAYCTTLVKNISLDMLRTRQRKGYSISIDEAVIPSKDSPAEQQMQAKYQLKVMMRWLETLPSVQRNVFVCRHQQGLSIKEIAQQLSLTEVNVKVILSRLRKELKEELNRYE
- a CDS encoding hypothetical protein (KEGG: pdi:BDI_2993 hypothetical protein~SPTR: Putative lipoprotein;~IMG reference gene:2504107496) — its product is MKKLYILLLFVLCTPLLKAQNFTKLIDKYKGKPDVTVLNLDKKMLSSMGKDVQQYGIEEIQILSLDECDKSLIQAFNKDIEAIKPDGEYETLVKSVEEDEFAHILIKAKDHVISEMVILSGEEDEGALVWLKGSLDSNNLGFVNYYLNK
- a CDS encoding hypothetical protein (KEGG: coc:Coch_1398 hypothetical protein~SPTR: Putative uncharacterized protein;~IMG reference gene:2504107497~PFAM: Protein of unknown function (DUF2752)), translated to MNCFYKMLVNPTDLKFRKRYIIALVLLGCGYLFFFLFPEVASRLTYCPFKTIYHIPCPACGTTRATLLMLQGHWSEALWTNPLALLTHLLILCSALWMLRDVIQGRETFLPAMKKQWKPIYLILLFLLLALNMSWNYYKGL
- a CDS encoding TM2 domain containing protein (InterPro IPR007829~KEGG: coc:Coch_1399 TM2 domain containing protein~SPTR: Putative uncharacterized protein;~IMG reference gene:2504107498~PFAM: TM2 domain); the protein is MDQTRIDLFISTMNDKFTSQHLFVMRDQLAHVDDDKFRLLQILPYKNPIVMLIISIFVGSLGIDRFMLGDIGLGILKLITCGGLGVWTIIDWFLIMDKTKEKNYELFLQNAR
- a CDS encoding transcriptional regulator, Crp/Fnr family (COGs: COG0664 cAMP-binding protein - catabolite gene activator and regulatory subunit of cAMP-dependent protein kinase~InterPro IPR000595:IPR001808~KEGG: pgn:PGN_1300 probable transcriptional regulator~PFAM: Cyclic nucleotide-binding domain; HTH transcriptional regulator, Crp~SMART: HTH transcriptional regulator, Crp~SPTR: Putative uncharacterized protein;~IMG reference gene:2504107499~PFAM: Bacterial regulatory proteins, gntR family; Cyclic nucleotide-binding domain) translates to MDEQKIREVLSRSSLFEGMFQGGIENFLTLYNYKIEEYTKHDVIALMGDSCTHLLVVLKGNVIARMVSDSGKFIQIEKMGEGRILAPAMLFATENVFPVNVIPDDDVVLLKMNKQEFLRAIQGNDRLLFNFIRIVSDVNRFLSDKIHFLSLRSLRGKLAQFFLTLSEAHGDSDQIELKLTRQELADKFGVSRQSLIRSLTELEDLGLISVQNRCITLLDRMRLSDEE
- a CDS encoding Hydroxylamine reductase (COGs: COG1151 6Fe-6S prismane cluster-containing protein~HAMAP: Hybrid cluster protein~InterPro IPR010048:IPR004137~KEGG: pgi:PG0893 hydroxylamine reductase~PFAM: Prismane~SPTR: Hydroxylamine reductase;~TIGRFAM: Hybrid cluster protein~IMG reference gene:2504107500~PFAM: Prismane/CO dehydrogenase family~TIGRFAM: hydroxylamine reductase), whose product is MENMFCFQCQETAKNQGCTIKGVCGKDYITANAMDLLIFTLQGISVITTELRAKSVSFAEKSVNAFVRDALFCTITNANFDENSIKERITAALKLRDELKAIASEKGINLPSLDALNWHTTVDKYDVTAKVVGVLKEKDEDIRSLSELTIYGLKGMAAYAEHAARLGYEDAEIDAFMQKALNDIILKNRSVEELIGLVLETGSFGVKTMALLDKANTESYGNPEITTVNIGVSNKPGILISGHDLKDMEELLKQTEGTGVDVYTHSEMLPANYYPKFKKYKHFVGNYGNAWWKQREEFESFNGPILFTTNCIVPPSKNAGYADKVFTTNSTGFPGFTYIKEDENGKKDFSQIIELAKTCKAPEGIEEGTIVGGFAHNQVIQLADKVVEAVKGGDIRKFVVMAGCDGRMKARGYYTDFADALPKDTVILTAGCAKYRYNKLPLGDINGIPRVLDAGQCNDSYSLAVIAMKLQEAFGLEDINDLPIVYNIAWYEQKAVIVLLALLSLGVKNIHLGPTLPAFLSPNVVNVLVENFGISGISEVEDDMEAWIA
- a CDS encoding hypothetical protein (KEGG: zpr:ZPR_4670 hypothetical protein~SPTR: Putative uncharacterized protein;~IMG reference gene:2504107501) is translated as MKKFILTTLTLVLLITSTSLFSSTDSTQKDEYEITAFYKKERVPDNIIILNNWDDVIDAKNYLVQSSDNDIKSGEYQVTRIADNLYKVEDFLHPFYFKTKWCSEWGTRKKAQIVVDGYWEKKGKIIFKR